In a single window of the Nocardiopsis composta genome:
- the mnmA gene encoding tRNA 2-thiouridine(34) synthase MnmA has product MTLRVLAAMSGGVDSAVAAARAAEAGHDVTGVHLALSKNPQSYRTGARGCCTVEDSRDARRAADVIGIPFYVWDMAEEFDREVVQDFVSSYAAGSTPNPCLRCNEKIKFEAVLDRAIALGFDAVCTGHHVRLVDGRLVRSVDEAKDQSYVLGVLTREQIAHAMFPLGDCTKEEVRAEAARRGLAVADKPDSHDICFIADGDTAGFLNRRLGSRPGPIKDESGEVLGTHDGAHAYTIGQRKGLNLGGAPDRRYVLSIEPVNNTVTVGPRAALRVDGISGVLPVWSGREAPAPGDGPLACRVQLRAHGEVHGCTVRATEEGVEISLDAPATGVAPGQTAVFYDGDAVLGSATISGTRAAAAAERTAAPQPG; this is encoded by the coding sequence ATGACTTTGCGCGTACTGGCCGCCATGTCGGGCGGCGTCGACTCAGCGGTGGCCGCCGCCCGGGCGGCCGAAGCCGGCCATGACGTCACCGGGGTGCACCTGGCCCTGTCCAAGAACCCGCAGTCCTACCGGACCGGGGCCCGGGGCTGCTGCACGGTGGAGGACTCCCGGGACGCCCGCCGGGCGGCCGACGTGATCGGGATCCCGTTCTACGTGTGGGACATGGCCGAGGAGTTCGACCGCGAGGTGGTCCAGGACTTCGTCTCCTCCTACGCCGCGGGCAGCACGCCCAACCCGTGCCTGCGCTGCAACGAGAAGATCAAGTTCGAGGCGGTGCTGGACCGGGCGATCGCGCTGGGCTTCGACGCGGTCTGCACCGGCCACCACGTGCGGCTGGTCGACGGGCGCCTGGTGCGCAGCGTGGACGAGGCCAAGGACCAGTCCTACGTGCTGGGCGTGCTGACCCGCGAGCAGATCGCGCACGCCATGTTCCCGCTGGGGGACTGCACCAAGGAGGAGGTCCGGGCCGAGGCGGCGCGGCGCGGGCTGGCCGTCGCCGACAAGCCGGACAGCCACGACATCTGCTTCATCGCCGACGGCGACACCGCGGGGTTCCTCAACCGGCGGCTGGGCAGCCGGCCCGGCCCGATCAAGGACGAGTCCGGCGAGGTGCTGGGCACCCACGACGGGGCGCACGCCTACACCATCGGCCAGCGCAAGGGCCTCAACCTCGGCGGCGCCCCGGACCGGCGCTACGTGCTCTCCATCGAGCCGGTGAACAACACGGTGACGGTGGGCCCGCGCGCCGCGCTGCGGGTGGACGGGATCAGCGGGGTCCTGCCGGTGTGGAGCGGGCGCGAGGCGCCGGCCCCCGGCGACGGCCCGCTCGCCTGCCGGGTGCAGCTGCGCGCCCACGGCGAGGTGCACGGCTGCACGGTGCGCGCGACCGAGGAGGGGGTGGAGATCTCCCTGGACGCCCCGGCCACCGGGGTGGCCCCCGGGCAGACCGCGGTGTTCTACGACGGCGACGCGGTGCTGGGCTCGGCGACGATCTCCGGCA